A portion of the Methylobacterium nodulans ORS 2060 genome contains these proteins:
- a CDS encoding DMT family transporter: MKAPLSARWIGFLCLAATALGWALNWPAMKFLLREWPPLFARGVAGAAAAFLLTGVAVLYGESLKAPRHVIPRLLFAAFTNVFAWMGFSTLCMKWLDVGEGALLVYTMPIWATLLAWPILGSRPTRRGTGALLLGMAGVSVLLSARGFNLDTGKLLGIGFAFSAAVLFALGTVLNCTPLPLPPITAVAWQVGLGCLPMILIGLVFERPNLGGLNSAGWSVLAYMTLVPMGLCYLAWFATLRRLPPAVASTGMLLVPLIGVLSAAVILGEPLGPRQFVSLALTLGGVTLALQTS; encoded by the coding sequence TTGAAAGCCCCCCTCAGCGCCCGATGGATCGGCTTTCTCTGCCTGGCTGCAACCGCACTTGGCTGGGCCCTGAACTGGCCTGCCATGAAGTTCCTGCTGCGCGAGTGGCCACCCCTGTTCGCACGCGGCGTCGCCGGAGCGGCCGCCGCATTTCTCTTGACCGGCGTTGCCGTGCTGTATGGCGAGAGCCTCAAGGCTCCTCGGCACGTCATTCCCCGGCTGCTCTTCGCCGCCTTCACCAATGTCTTCGCCTGGATGGGCTTCTCCACCCTCTGCATGAAGTGGCTCGATGTCGGCGAAGGCGCCCTCCTCGTTTACACGATGCCGATCTGGGCGACGCTCTTGGCCTGGCCTATCCTGGGCAGCCGGCCAACACGCCGCGGCACTGGCGCCCTCCTGCTCGGCATGGCGGGCGTGAGCGTCCTCTTGAGCGCACGGGGGTTCAACCTGGATACGGGCAAGCTCCTGGGTATCGGCTTTGCCTTTAGCGCCGCTGTGCTTTTCGCGCTCGGGACAGTCCTGAACTGCACGCCTCTCCCGCTGCCGCCAATCACAGCCGTGGCGTGGCAGGTCGGGCTCGGCTGTCTGCCAATGATCTTGATTGGCCTTGTGTTCGAGCGGCCGAACCTCGGCGGTCTGAACTCGGCCGGATGGTCGGTTCTGGCCTACATGACGCTCGTCCCGATGGGCCTCTGCTATCTCGCGTGGTTCGCGACTCTGCGCCGGCTTCCACCCGCCGTCGCCTCAACCGGGATGCTTCTCGTGCCATTGATCGGAGTGCTGTCAGCTGCGGTGATCTTGGGAGAGCCGCTCGGCCCCCGTCAGTTCGTGTCCCTCGCCCTCACGCTTGGCGGCGTGACCTTGGCTCTCCAGACCTCCTGA
- a CDS encoding tetratricopeptide repeat protein, producing the protein MQQIYVLTSSLALLALTTSAVQALDAAGYLNRGITYYGNREYEQAIADYNEAIRIEPGLALAYLGRGSVYESRREYDQAMADYNKAIRIDPKYAIAYNYRGNVYVSKGEYDRAIADYSMAIRIDPEYTDAYDNRGYIYQNKHEYDRAIADYNEAIRINPELVSAYFNRGLIYYNMGNYDLAIADYGNAIRIEPNHKSAYNNRGLAYFGKGEYDRAISDYDEAIRIDPSYTSAYINRANLNDIIGDIDKALIDYKNVILLDLNHEIAYINRALIYQNKNNYDLAITDCNNAIRIKPKHANSYFIRGGIYYDKTEYDRAAVDYSEAIRIDPKYALAYFNRGLAYLNKNEPRRSLTDFAEAVRLKPELEKNDNFLKARADAQAALTRSQEQRRRP; encoded by the coding sequence ATGCAGCAGATTTATGTATTGACGTCATCATTAGCCTTGCTAGCGCTGACAACATCAGCTGTTCAAGCTTTGGATGCGGCTGGCTATCTCAACCGGGGGATCACCTACTACGGTAATCGTGAGTACGAGCAGGCAATAGCGGACTACAATGAAGCTATTCGGATCGAACCCGGTCTCGCGCTGGCCTACTTGGGACGTGGAAGCGTGTATGAAAGTAGGCGTGAGTACGATCAGGCAATGGCTGACTACAATAAAGCTATTCGGATCGACCCTAAATACGCGATCGCCTACAATTATCGTGGAAATGTTTACGTTAGCAAGGGCGAGTATGATCGGGCAATTGCCGATTACAGTATGGCCATCAGAATTGATCCCGAGTACACAGATGCCTACGACAACCGTGGCTACATCTATCAAAACAAACATGAGTACGATCGTGCAATCGCAGATTACAATGAGGCAATCCGGATCAACCCTGAGCTCGTATCGGCTTATTTCAACCGTGGTCTCATCTACTACAACATGGGGAATTACGATCTAGCAATAGCAGACTACGGCAATGCCATTCGGATAGAACCTAATCATAAGAGCGCCTACAACAATCGTGGTCTCGCCTACTTTGGCAAGGGTGAGTATGATCGAGCAATATCAGACTATGATGAAGCTATCCGAATTGATCCAAGTTACACAAGCGCCTATATTAATCGAGCAAATCTCAACGACATCATAGGAGATATAGATAAAGCATTAATAGACTACAAGAATGTAATACTACTCGATCTAAACCATGAAATAGCCTACATCAATCGCGCTCTCATCTACCAGAACAAGAACAATTACGATCTAGCAATAACAGATTGTAATAATGCCATTCGCATAAAGCCTAAACACGCAAATAGCTATTTCATTCGTGGTGGTATTTACTACGACAAAACTGAATACGACCGGGCAGCGGTGGATTATAGCGAGGCTATCAGGATCGATCCCAAGTACGCACTGGCCTATTTTAATCGTGGGTTGGCATACCTCAATAAAAATGAACCTAGACGATCTCTTACCGACTTTGCTGAGGCTGTCCGGCTTAAACCGGAACTGGAGAAGAACGACAACTTTCTGAAGGCGCGTGCCGATGCGCAGGCGGCTCTGACCCGCTCTCAAGAGCAGCGCCGGCGGCCGTAG
- a CDS encoding zinc ribbon domain-containing protein, whose amino-acid sequence MSYKLEERGGYLLTVDPRHTSQTCTNCGVVEAAIQCSHSQFECVSCGH is encoded by the coding sequence CTGAGCTACAAGCTGGAAGAGCGTGGCGGTTACCTGCTGACCGTCGATCCCCGGCACACATCGCAGACTTGTACGAACTGCGGTGTTGTTGAGGCTGCGATCCAATGCTCACACTCTCAATTCGAGTGCGTATCGTGTGGTCACTAA